The DNA sequence GAGTaagaaaaggaataaaaataaacctttatggaaaaatgtttaaataaatgaacaaataatgcatgtataaattatatacaaaggtataataataaaaatatatagaaaaatggAGTGTATTAATAATTGCTAGTAGGAAGGAAGGTTAATATTAGagtattaatttaaatttaaataattaaagcgAAAACaatgattatattaaaaaggaggaataaatatatatatataaaataatgtttgcataaaaaaattctaacgaattttaaaaaatcaatttatatatacgtaatttttaaagtatGTTCTGGTGTAAGccagaataattttttttttttttaactgtgTGTAATATAGAACAAaacaataaagaaaaaaacatcaattcaaaataatttttagatttaaaaaaaaaaaaatttctttttaagtCGTATGCTTTAAAGATGATTAGTAAGCACAAAAAATGTTCCTTTTGAAATGAATTTGGAAACCTTGGCCCTTTCATTAATctgtgttatatataaatttataaattaaaaaaaaaagataggATAATCTGTATAAGTATagtatgatataaaaaaagtagttaacttttttttttttttattgtttacattgaggtaatatttaattatgtcGCTATTGTTTGTACATAGTGTGGCATCATTCTGTATAGCTTGATCGATGAAGATATCAATatctaatgaaaaaaaggaaaaaattaataattatagatataaaatatagtttTTTGCAATTAAAAAAGACGAATATcatgtaaaagaaaaaaccaaaaacaaaagtttattttttttttttatttattatatatttttacctttttcatCCATGCTTAACATTAATGGGTCTACTTTTTTATAACCTATTTTTAGCAACatgtctttttttaattcctaAATAAAGGAGAAAAATCGACCAAAATCCTAAGGATATAGATACGTTAAGAtgattaaatattataaaataatggaaatGCGATGTATTAATTATgtatctgtatatatattcatacacatatataatgtatgtgTTACAttgaaaatgtataaatgGAATTCTGTCGACTCAACGATGTTGTTTTTACAGAATTGTATATCGTGGTACCACCAGTATGGAATATATATCTGAGTTAACAAAAGgattaaaaatgtacatatttttatatgcctttaaatatgtatatatatgccatTATGATTACAGATTAGCACTTCGATTACATTGATAgggcataaaaataaataagttttgttttttagttgaataaatttacatataaatatatatatttatatgtatgcatatatacatatgggAAATGACagatattttcttattttttatttttatgaaagtACAATTggcttcattttttttttcaataaagaTGTAACGGCATATACTAATCTGCAAATTGATAGCtttgttttatattgaattaaataagaatattcaTCATTTATCAAAACAtcgaaattaaaatttttatcatcaaTATATCCGTCCATTCCTGAACATACACTTAATGCATCTAGCAcgatattatattttaataaataagaattattCAAATAGGGCCTCCAAGTAACCATACTATGATATTTGGTTTTTTCTATTGTACCATTCTCTTGAAAAGTACTATCTACTTCCACTTTATTAGACTTACCATTATTaggattatttttttttaaaataggtTTTGTACTACTTATCAGATCAGTGCTATTACATGTGTGATTATCAcaaattgtatttatatttttgtttttatataaataaataatttcgaGGGAATGCCTTATAAGGATAATATCATATCTATTTAGTATACCACATTCATTATAGTCTAATTTTTTAGGAGTACTATTAGTTAGCTGTTCTGTAATACGTTGTTCCTCACTGAAAAATACATCACATTGTTTTTCATCTGTTGAATAAATCAAAAACATCATAGATAAACGTTGTGGTTCaaaaatatcattaatataaatcatacttttaatatttttcttttttaaataattaataatattcatctccttttcatctattttattatttgccgtaatttcctttttatgaataattatttgttcgatacttttaaatgaattattattaaaaccTAGTTTGAATTTGTTTTTGTTGTTGCTGCTATTTATTAGCTTGGATATAGGAGATGACTGAGTTAACAATATAGTacgtttattatttttactgcCTTTAATATTAGTACTAGAATTATTGAGCAGATAATAGGAATAATTCAATATTAAGTTCAGAAAACTATCCAGTtttaatatcatattttcaaaataataaaaccaTGTATAATAGTATATACTACTGTTAACATGTTTATTCAGAATTAATtcttcaaatatataatatacatttctcTTATCGTTTTCATCTTCATAAGTACCTACACTTCGGATACTACAGTTTtctaaataattcttttggTTTATGTTTTTCTCGTTATTCTGGTTTTTCccaatattatttacatttgatctattttcttttttggcTTTGTTGGTACTTTCatcatcattttcattacAAATGTTGATTGTTTTATCACATTTAGTttgtctatttttattattttttttctttttgttatctttcattattgtaaaatatttttgtttctgcttattctttactttttttattttaatgctAATTCGCCATATATTCctagttatatattatacataggTGTGTGGAGATTTTAATATgattctattaaaaaaagttccTCTTCAGTGCTTTGAAGAGGtgcatataaaaagtatactCAAAGGTATTAAGCTTTTTGAATTGctattattgtaattataaaaaaatataggaataaaatataatacggATCACAAGAAACTTCATgaaatttgataaaattcAAAGGTGAAGAGAGTATAATGCAgtgacataaaaaaaaaaaaaatatatatatatatcaattatggtaaatatataaacataaacaaatttttaaaagttgaGTTTACATAACcttcatttaataatttgtaaTTACATCTGAAAATGGTGTAAATaggtatatattttgaaggGACATCTTATTTAAGTGAAATCTTTTTAGGGCGCACTTTTcttaaccttttttttaatgattatttaattattgaaATCACATTTTTGCAtacttaattattatatccACTATTCACGTAAACATtatagtattatattttgttttaatttaagTATGTAAAAATGAGAGCAGGCGTTTgcattaatataaaagaacaaattttacttttttaagcgtatacataataaatatgtgtatttatatttttacttttcataTGTTTATTTGTGTGCATAAATAggccttttttaaaaaaaatatatataaggacTTTTGATATTCAGATTCATAAAATACCttaataatagtataatttaaaatatttaagtttGTTCATGTTGATCTTCaagctttaattttttttatgaagtCGGAAATTTTTGAGAAATTGAAAACGCAGGCAAAGTGAATAACAGTAGTACTacgaaaaaagaaagcaagaatttttttttattataaaatgtatatatgtaaaagtacgaaaatttaagaaataaaataaaaataacacaaTCTAAGAATAGCTTTGAACATTTCTTcgattttatatatcataaaagCATATTACAAATTTTGTTTGGTCAAACATATTTtcacaaaagaaaaaatataagttctcaatttatattttatggatagatttttaatttattgaaTATCGAGCATGCTGTGtgacaataattttttacgcAAAAtgcaattaaaaaagaacttaaaagtataaagaaaagcaaaaaaaaaagagaagcaaaaaagaagtaaaaaagaaattaaaaaagagaaaattgcagaaacaaaaaataaaataataaaatataagataaaGTAAGATCAAGATAAAAGAGGCATAAGTGCATCTAagaaaacattaaaataaagaaaaatgttgAACAAGGCAAGAAGAATTTTCTTTAGTACAGCAAAAAATAGCAACTTATATTTAACTATATCTTCGTCCAGCGAATCAATATTTAGAAATCAAGTAATTAAAAGGGCTTCATTTCCAGGTTTGTTGATAAAAagtagaaattttaaaatagaaGCATTAATAGCTAATTAAtgttttgtaaattttttttttctgtaggAATTGAAGGATATTTCACTATAACAAATAATCACAGTCCATTAGTTACTTTATTAAGAAATGGAATAATAACTGTTGAGTTTGAtgagaaagagaaaaaacagttttttatatcagatggaatatttatttataaaaaaagtaatgacAGTAACAACGGCTTTAATGCTGAAATTGTGGGTGTTGAAATAGTACCATTAGAATATTTAgacaaaaacaaaacagtCAAGGTGTTACAGCAGATGTGTGCAATAAATGACGCGACGGATGATAAATGGAGACAAATAAAAACCATGCTAgggttatatatatatatatatttgtgtgtgTGTGCCTTTGGgcaattatatgtatatattgtgcttatttatatgtaaaatatttaattttttttttttctttttataggAAGGAGTTGTGTTCTTCAATACTTCGAATTGCCTcatgaacataaaaaaaggaaccacatgtatatataataaacgtACATTTTCATTTCCAAAAGAGCATAAAAGAGCTTAGCATgctcatttattattataatttttttataaaatttgcaTTAAAAcctttgtatatataaattttagcaaattttatttttaaaatgaaagtaTATGAAGGGAAAAACGTAATTACATACAtcttatgtacatatatatatgtttataatttgtCTTGTTCTTATTACTTTTCGCATAAAAGTAACACAACTTCAAAAAGGAAACTTTAGAATAaagcattatattttttgttgcctttttttctttgtctTTTAATCAAGTTCagttttttttgataaataatgtatataatttgtgAACCATTTGTTACAAATAAGCAGAATATTTGAACCAAAAAACAAGTTATGAGTGAGAACAAGttgagaagaaaaaaataaaattgtgcATGTGCTATTATGTGAAACTAgttgtttttattatgagctcaattatgatttttttaaaaagaaaaaggatctaaaaataaagaaagcTTTTTAATAGAATCATTTGTAATAGTTAGCTTAAAGGTTTATATTAAAGTGTGTAAAatgctccttttttttttttttttttttaatatttgagTGATCAATAAGAATTAATTACAAAtaattgaaataattaattttttaatttgtagtTTTACCttccttaaaatattttcttactATTTATATAGTAATTAGAAATTTAAggatttccttttttttttttttttttttgatgttGTCTTATATACtaactatttatatatatatgtactattCGCTTGTAAATGcgcataaattttttaatgtatggtagcatatgtttatatgttatacaGAATTAtctgttataatttttttttatgttaatatatatatatatatatgcatttacttatatatgggTAAATGAAATTTCTAAAATAtccaaatttttatattgtatagAGTCGCCATTTTTGTCAAGTTCctcataaattattttcaaacaaaattttattttttcttatacaTAATTAGGGAGCAACCAAATCCGTCTGATGAATATATGGATATGGGTGTCTCTCTAATTTTGtagttttttatatgaattatttttagaaaagagaaagaagTTATTAAAGTATTCTGCgcaattttcttttacttattgttttttattatttgagaATTGAACATTATAGGTTAATATAATCCTTTAGTTCTCAAATCTAAAAGTATTATGATTCTTgagtttatataaattttattatatatttatatatgtatataaataattattaaataatatcaaAAATGAGGGTGTTTCAAATTATAGCGCTTCTAGTATACCTGTGCATACACATTGCAGGGGCTATAAATAATCCACAAAATGATTTCATGGATAGGTTTGATATAGTTAAGAATCACGTAAATATAAGGTGGACTAGTTCGGGTTCCTTAGGAGATGgagatttaaaatatgaaataggtaaggaaaaaaaaagaaaaaatatataaaaaagagattATAACTTCCATATTAATAACATCTTCGTATATATTAATCTTTTTACGTACGAAAATATTTGCTGAAGTAATGTTTGGTAAAAGAGTATACACATGttctattatttaaatactgcagtattttttttatagatcACTTGGGTTGTATGTTTAGAAAAAggcaataaaaaattgttttattttatttaaattttttttctgtactTTTTAGATGATGAATATAATGGAACTTCTAACCTTAGTACACCAGAAAATTTGGGAACTTGTCCAAATCACGAAAAGTCAGGAATATCTAAAGGTAGTTGCCCTGATTATGGAAAAACCTTTGTAATGGATTTACAAACAGATGAATATAACGaagattttttaaatgagaTCAGTTTTGGTTTtttgaacaaaaaatttaagatcGCAGTGGAAATTCCAGTTGAGAAAAGTGGAATGGCAATGTATCAAGGACTCTTTAAGAGTTGCCCTTATGATAGAAGTCATAGTTTAATTATAAGAAAggaaaatgaatataacaTGTGTTTTAGCAAGTTTTACGATAATAAGTATATCTCTACGAGAGTTAAAAAACGAActttaagaaataattatgtatattttagttCTCATGGTTTAGGGGGACGATTTGGTTCTAATACAGAATATCCTTTTCATAATTACGACCCAGAAGAAAATTATGTAACTAAAAGGATGAGATATCCAAACTTAATTAAGAATTTATCTGATTGTTCTATTTATTCACATTGTATTGGTCCGTGTCTGGACAAAGATTTTGATAACAAATGCTTTCTTAATTTACCTGTTGTTTTTAAtcataaaacaaaagaatgCGTTATATTAGGAACCCATGAAGAATATAGGAAGAGAAATTGTATAAGTAATAATTCAGATGGTTATGAGAAATGTTTTTTGccaataaaaaaggaagaaggaAAAGAGTGGACCTATGCATCCTCCTTTTTGCGGCCAGATTATCACACAAAGTGTCCTCCAAGATATCCCTTAAATGATACAGAATTCGGTTATTTTAAAGACAGTACTGGGGAATGTGAATCTTCTACAAAATATCATGATAATAATAGGATTACTTTTAAAGGTTGTATTGAGGAACTATTCCACTATTCTGAAGGTAATGATAATACGCGTAAAACTAAATTTTTATGGGGTGTTTGGAGATTGGAAGATGGAGCAAAAACGGTAACTTCAATGGACGATTTTGGATTatgctttattttaaagGAAAGGCCAACATGTGttataaagagaaaaaataattattcttttactAACTTAACAGCAAACTCTTTTGATCACAGtcaaattataaattaccCAGATGTAAAACGTTCACAAAAGAATGAAGAAGGCATTATCCTATCTAGAGAAACTGTAACAgataatattgaaaaaggAACAAGTATAAGTGAAAgggataataaaaaagaaagggaaacagaaaaaaatataagtatggAACTAAAACGAACTACAAATCATCAACCCCGTAAAGATGtacaagaaaatataaatggtacctcaggaatatatataaataatggtAATACAATATCATATCttcaaaaaatgtatacaccgctatatcaaaataaatttaacattttttctgATAACATGTATAAACCATTACACAAAGTGCGTGAGCCGACTGAAACGCAGAGCAATTTGTTGTTCAATAAACGTGCTCACAGTGGAGTGAAAtctgaatataaatatgcacataACCTTAGGGATAGTGACAAAACAAATTTTCTGTATAAATCACACACGAACgtattattaatgaaaaatccTCAAGCCAAATTTATGGAAAGgtttgatatattaaaaaatcatgtatatatagattGGAAAAAGGATggaaaatatggaaaaggTGATTTCAAATATGACATAATATCAGATGATACTGCTGGTACTTCGGaatcattattaattaatgatTTTGCGGATATCTGTCCAAATCATGTTGTTCCAGGTAGAGCACATGGAAGTTGCCCTAACTATGGTAAAGCTATTATTGTTCAAACACTTgtaaatgaagaagaagataTCAATTTCAATTTGaactttttaaatgaaattcaTACAGGATATCTTAATAGAAAAGCTAGGTCTAATGTTGAACTTCCATACAATAAAAGTGGGATAGCTATGCACCATGGTTTTTCTACATCATGTCCATTGAATCATTTAGATGGAAGGTTCTATGAAAAAAAGACagattataattataatatgtgCAAGTCCAAAACGCTTTCATCAACTATAATTATGAAGGACTATGATATGGATAGgaacttatatacatattatggCCTTTATGGTTTAGGTGGACGATTAGTGTCTAATATTCCAAGACTTAGACAGAAgcataaattttatgaagaTAATATATCGCTTCCAATGAAAAATCCATCATTAATTAGGAATTTGTTTGACTGCTCTCTATATTCTTATTGTGTAGGTCCTTGTATTGAAGAcacatacaaaaataaatgttttcgTAATTTACCTGCTTATTATAATCATACTACAAACGAATGTGTTATATTAGGTACTCATGAACAAGAAAGAACTGAAAACTGTAGAAAAGATAAAGAGGATTTAAGTAGGCCCAATTGCCAAAAACTTAGAAAGACAATCCATTCCAAAGATTGGACGTATGTTTCATCGTTCGTTAGACCTGACTATGAAGAAAAATGTCCCCCAAGGTTCCCCttaaaatcaaaaatttttGGAATCTATGATGAAAAAACAGGAAAATGTGAAAGTCTTATGAAAGAATATTATAAGGTTAATATTAAAGCCTTTCCCTCATGCTTAGAATACTTATTTATCAGTTCtccaaaaaatgaatatagtAACAGGAAGAAAGATTTTTGGGGAATTTGGGTTTCAAATATACCCATTAATACAGATAATTATAGGTATACTAGTGGCACATGTTATCACATACCTGTAAAGCCAACTTGCGTTATTCATAGAGAGcaccatttttcatttactgCACTAACAGCGAACACCATTGATTTTGATCAAAATTTTAACATAGTAAATGTTGatgaattaattataaagcATGAATCAGAAGAATTAATTAAtcaagaaaataatttaaatgaagtTAAACAAGCAGATGATGGCAGTAATTCCTTTAATGCTAAATCTAGCAACTATGAAACACAATTTcagggagaaaaaaaattaagagcgaatgaagaaaaaagaaaggaagaAGAAGCCATGATTAATGaagagataaaaaaagtac is a window from the Plasmodium brasilianum strain Bolivian I chromosome 9, whole genome shotgun sequence genome containing:
- a CDS encoding hypothetical protein (conserved Plasmodium protein), which gives rise to MKDNKKKKNNKNRQTKCDKTINICNENDDESTNKAKKENRSNVNNIGKNQNNEKNINQKNYLENCSIRSVGTYEDENDKRNVYYIFEELILNKHVNSSIYYYTWFYYFENMILKLDSFLNLILNYSYYLLNNSSTNIKGSKNNKRTILLTQSSPISKLINSSNNKNKFKLGFNNNSFKSIEQIIIHKKEITANNKIDEKEMNIINYLKKKNIKSMIYINDIFEPQRLSMMFLIYSTDEKQCDVFFSEEQRITEQLTNSTPKKLDYNECGILNRYDIILIRHSLEIIYLYKNKNINTICDNHTCNSTDLISSTKPILKKNNPNNGKSNKVEVDSTFQENGTIEKTKYHSMVTWRPYLNNSYLLKYNIVLDALSVCSGMDGYIDDKNFNFDVLINDEYSYLIQYKTKLSICRLVYAVTSLLKKKMKPIIYIPYWWYHDIQFCKNNIVESTEFHLYIFNELKKDMLLKIGYKKVDPLMLSMDEKDIDIFIDQAIQNDATLCTNNSDIIKYYLNINERAKVSKFISKGTFFVLTNHL
- a CDS encoding ATP synthase subunit delta, which produces MLNKARRIFFSTAKNSNLYLTISSSSESIFRNQVIKRASFPGIEGYFTITNNHSPLVTLLRNGIITVEFDEKEKKQFFISDGIFIYKKSNDSNNGFNAEIVGVEIVPLEYLDKNKTVKVLQQMCAINDATDDKWRQIKTMLGKELCSSILRIAS
- a CDS encoding membrane associated erythrocyte binding-like protein — protein: MRVFQIIALLVYLCIHIAGAINNPQNDFMDRFDIVKNHVNIRWTSSGSLGDGDLKYEIDDEYNGTSNLSTPENLGTCPNHEKSGISKGSCPDYGKTFVMDLQTDEYNEDFLNEISFGFLNKKFKIAVEIPVEKSGMAMYQGLFKSCPYDRSHSLIIRKENEYNMCFSKFYDNKYISTRVKKRTLRNNYVYFSSHGLGGRFGSNTEYPFHNYDPEENYVTKRMRYPNLIKNLSDCSIYSHCIGPCLDKDFDNKCFLNLPVVFNHKTKECVILGTHEEYRKRNCISNNSDGYEKCFLPIKKEEGKEWTYASSFLRPDYHTKCPPRYPLNDTEFGYFKDSTGECESSTKYHDNNRITFKGCIEELFHYSEGNDNTRKTKFLWGVWRLEDGAKTVTSMDDFGLCFILKERPTCVIKRKNNYSFTNLTANSFDHSQIINYPDVKRSQKNEEGIILSRETVTDNIEKGTSISERDNKKERETEKNISMELKRTTNHQPRKDVQENINGTSGIYINNGNTISYLQKMYTPLYQNKFNIFSDNMYKPLHKVREPTETQSNLLFNKRAHSGVKSEYKYAHNLRDSDKTNFLYKSHTNVLLMKNPQAKFMERFDILKNHVYIDWKKDGKYGKGDFKYDIISDDTAGTSESLLINDFADICPNHVVPGRAHGSCPNYGKAIIVQTLVNEEEDINFNLNFLNEIHTGYLNRKARSNVELPYNKSGIAMHHGFSTSCPLNHLDGRFYEKKTDYNYNMCKSKTLSSTIIMKDYDMDRNLYTYYGLYGLGGRLVSNIPRLRQKHKFYEDNISLPMKNPSLIRNLFDCSLYSYCVGPCIEDTYKNKCFRNLPAYYNHTTNECVILGTHEQERTENCRKDKEDLSRPNCQKLRKTIHSKDWTYVSSFVRPDYEEKCPPRFPLKSKIFGIYDEKTGKCESLMKEYYKVNIKAFPSCLEYLFISSPKNEYSNRKKDFWGIWVSNIPINTDNYRYTSGTCYHIPVKPTCVIHREHHFSFTALTANTIDFDQNFNIVNVDELIIKHESEELINQENNLNEVKQADDGSNSFNAKSSNYETQFQGEKKLRANEEKRKEEEAMINEEIKKVQDAKKIKEERKADEVRKKEEARKAEDERKKEEERKAAEAKKKEESRKAAEAKKKEEERKAAEVKKKEEERKAAEAKKKEESRKAAEAKKKEEERKAAEVKKKEEARKAAEARKKEEQRKAAEAKKKEEARKASEAKKKEEERKAAELKKKEEARKAAEAKKKEEDRKAAEAKKKEEARKASEAKKKEEERKAAELKKKEEARKAAEAKKKEEDRKAAEAKKKEEERKAAELKKKEEARKAAEAKKKEEDRKAAEAKKKEEERKAAELKKKEEARKAAEAKKKEEDRKAAEAKKKEEERKAAELKKEEARKAAEAKKKEEDRKAAEAKKKEEERKAAELKKKEEARKAAEAKKKEEERKAAEVKKKEEARKAAEAKKKEEARKASEAKKKEEERKAAEARKKEEERKAAELKKKEEARKAAEAKKKEEEREATEAKKKEERKAAEAKKKEEERKAAEARKKEEERKAAEAKKKEEERKAAEARKKEEERKAAEAKKKEEERKAAEAKKKEEERKDEEARKIIELKKGEIERNDDIKKKIMFDDGIIRNALGQNENLILKDDKKNLDSQIKGDVDSSSTSSSESKDFKKHNFNSINRSNYEENSQNNSNSEIYNKEHFEEGVKEDKIRTEIEDNGFGIETTNKSYLPSNNNNNYEKSSVDEYKFRDVIKTREEIINSSKNNTCSNVVSSKYCDFMKDSISSGTCSNEERKYLCCSISDYCLKFFDYNSNKYYDCTKKEFDDPSYKCFKKGDFSNMAYFAGAGIILMLLFVIGSKIILGKWFEEATFDEFEGNYDKVYTLAMISKEQIQESNPLDYSECVSDK